In the genome of Nymphaea colorata isolate Beijing-Zhang1983 chromosome 9, ASM883128v2, whole genome shotgun sequence, one region contains:
- the LOC116261448 gene encoding 40S ribosomal protein S9-2, with translation MVHVSFYRNYGKTFKKPRRPYEKERLDAELKLVGEYGLRCKRELWRVQYALSRIRNAARELLTLDEKNERRIFEGDALLRRMNQYGLLDESQNKLDYVLALTVENFLERRLQTLVFKSGMAKSIHHARVLIRQRHIRVGRQVVNIPSFLVRVDSQKHIDFSLTSPLGGGRPGRVKRKNLKAASKKAAGGDGDEEDED, from the exons ATGGTGCACGTTAGCTTTTATAGAAATT ATGGGAAGACGTTCAAGAAGCCCCGACGTCCCTATGAGAAGGAGCGTCTAGATGCGGAGCTGAAGCTCGTCGGGGAGTATGGACTCCGATGCAAGAGGGAGTTGTGGAGAGTGCAGTATGCCCTCAGCCGCATCAGGAACGCGGCCAGGGAGCTCCTCACCCTCGATGAGAAGAACGAGCGCCGGATCTTCGAGGGAGATGCCCTCCTCCGCCGGATGAACCAGTACGGGCTCCTGGACGAAAGCCAGAACAAGCTCGATTACGTCCTTGCCCTGACTGTTGAGAACTTTCTTGAACGCCGTCTTCAGACACTCGTCTTCAAGTCGGGCATGGCGAAGTCGATCCACCATGCACGCGTCCTTATCAGGCAGAGGCATATCAG GGTTGGTAGGCAAGTGGTGAACATTCCATCTTTCCTGGTCCGGGTGGATTCTCAGAAGCACATTGACTTCTCTCTGACAAGTCCATTGGGTGGTGGACGACCCGGCCGTGTCAAGCGAAAGAATCTCAAGGCTGCATCCAAGAAGGCTGCTGGtggagatggagatgaagaGGATGAGGACTGA
- the LOC116261446 gene encoding carbonic anhydrase 2-like, with the protein MGELEQQQQQQQQQQPAAGVEFMEATSPLDKLREGFQHFNEEIYQKKPKLFQELSRGQKPKYMIIACSDSRVCPSNVMQLQPGDAFMVRNIANMVPSYDQVRSSEVGAAIEYAVTHLKVQNIVVLGHRSCGGIKGLMALKDDATTSSSFVDNWVKIGLPAKKKVKEAYPDLGEELQHAKCEMEAVNVSLGNLLTYPFVKERVDNKSLAIYGGYYDFLEGSLEFWGTPAKII; encoded by the exons ATGGGGGAGttggagcagcagcagcagcagcagcagcagcagcagccggCGGCCGGCGTCGAATTCATGGAGGCCACCAGCCCTTTGGACAAGCTTAGAGAAGGATTCCAGCACTTCAACGAGGAGATCTACCA GAAGAAGCCGAAGCTCTTCCAGGAACTTTCACGGGGACAGAAGCCTAAG TACATGATCATAGCTTGCTCCGACTCGAGGGTTTGCCCGTCCAACGTGATGCAGCTGCAGCCCGGTGATGCCTTCATGGTCCGGAACATCGCCAACATGGTTCCGTCCTACGATCAG GTCCGATCGAGCGAGGTGGGAGCAGCTATCGAGTATGCAGTCACGCATCTAAAG GTGCAAAACATTGTGGTGCTTGGCCATCGTTCATGTGGTGGAATAAAGGGGCTTATGGCACTTAAAGATGACGCCACCACCAGCAg TAGCTTTGTCGACAACTGGGTGAAAATAGGTCTGCCGGCGAAGAAGAAGGTAAAAGAAGCCTACCCCGACCTTGGTGAAGAACTCCAACATGCCAAATGTGAAATG GAAGCCGTGAATGTATCGCTTGGAAACCTGCTGACATACCCCTTTGTGAAGGAACGTGTGGACAACAAGAGTCTGGCCATCTATGGTGGATACTACGATTTCCTTGAGGGGTCCCTTGAATTCTGGGGCACCCCTGCCAAGATCATATGA
- the LOC116261445 gene encoding carbonic anhydrase 2-like isoform X2: MAKEYEEAIAGLNKLLSQSKGLEPVAAQKIEEITSQLQQHAGPAVASTGNLLDKLEQGFNYFKNEIYQNKPELFGELSKGQSPPYMVFACSDSRVCPSHVMQLQPGEAFMVRNIANMVPPYDQVRYSGVGSAIEYAVLHLKVQSIVVVGHSACGGIKGLMSLKDDGSTSTDFIEDWVKICLPARNKVKSTYGHLSFGEQCSKCEVEAVNVSLGNLLSYPFVREGLANKTLSLYGGYYNFIDGSLELWGVNYGFTPAKKLEPAVSAS; the protein is encoded by the exons CCAATCGAAGGGCCTGGAGCCAGTGGCTGCGCAGAAGATCGAGGAGATCACCAGTCAACTGCAACAACACGCGGGCCCCGCGGTTGCTTCCACGGGAAACCTATTGGACAAACTCGAGCAGGGCTTCAATTACTTCAAGAACGAGATTTACCA GAATAAGCCGGAGCTCTTTGGCGAACTTTCCAAGGGACAGAGCCCCCCG TACATGGTGTTCGCTTGCTCTGACTCCAGAGTTTGCCCGTCGCACGTGATGCAGTTGCAACCAGGGGAGGCTTTCATGGTCCGCAACATCGCGAACATGGTTCCACCATATGATCAG GTGCGATATAGCGGTGTTGGATCAGCAATTGAGTACGCAGTCCTGCATCTAAAG GTCCAAAGCATTGTGGTGGTTGGTCACAGCGCCTGTGGTGGGATCAAGGGCCTCATGTCGCTTAAAGATGACGGCTCCACAAGCAC TGACTTTATTGAGGACTGGGTGAAAATATGCCTACCAGCGAGAAACAAAGTGAAGTCTACCTACGGCCACCTGTCTTTTGGAGAACAGTGCTCCAAATGTGAAGTG GAAGCGGTGAACGTGTCACTGGGCAACCTGCTGTCTTACCCATTTGTGAGGGAAGGCCTGGCTAACAAGACTCTGTCTCTCTATGGAGGTTACTACAATTTTATCGATGGCTCCCTTGAGTTGTGGGGAGTTAACTATGGGTTCACCCCTGCCAAGAAATTAGAGCCTGCAGTTAGCGCCAGTTGA